Within Quercus lobata isolate SW786 chromosome 5, ValleyOak3.0 Primary Assembly, whole genome shotgun sequence, the genomic segment GATGCCATGAGTTGCGCTCTACAAAAAGCAGCTCGGTCACCGTTTTCGAACGAAATCGAGCGAGCTGAGATGCAAGATAGGTTTACTCGTCCACTATTCAACTGCTATGACGGGAAGACTGAAACCGTAGAACACATCAGCCATTATATTTAGATGATGTCTTTGCATACTCATAACGATGCGctgatgtgcaaggtatttccTTCGAGTCTGGAACCAACTGCTTTAAGGTGGTTTAACGGGTTACGGAAAGGATCCATACGTAGTTTCTCCGAGCTAATTCAGGAGTTCGGGGTTTGGTTTGTGACGTGCAGCCGAGTACCTCAGCCAGTAGATGCGCTTCTCTCAATGAAAATGAGGGCGGGAGAGATCCTCCGTAGTTACGGCAGCCGGTATTAGGAGCTATACAATGAGATAGGTGGGGATAACGAAAGGGTCATAGCAAGCACTTTTAGGATGGGGTTGCCCGAGGATTCCGAGCTACGAGAGTCGTTGACCAAGAAGCCTCCCGAAGGCATGCGGCAGCTTATGAGATGCATCGAGGAATATAAACGATTAAAGGATGACCTGCTGCAAAGCAAAGGTAAAGTGCCAATGATGAATCGTCCCCGGCAGACTGGTTTCTCGTTCAGGCCTCAGGGGGGTCTGACGATTCAAGAGCCGGCCGCACAAATGAGAGAAGTGAATGTAACGTTTAAGGAACCGGTACACAGGATTCTTGACCGGATCAAACACGAGTCGTATTTTCAATGGCCGAATAAGATGAGAGGGGACCTATCTAGGAGGAATCAGAATCTGTACTGCACTTATCACCGGGACAAGGGTCATACTACCGAATAATGTCGGGTATTAAAGGATCACCTCGGGCAATTAGTCAAGGCTGGGCACTTAAAGGATTTCGTGCTAGACTCGGGGGACAGAGTCGTAGGGCAGGATACTCGGCAAAGAGGGAACCCTCTCCCACCCCCTGTAGGGGTGATTGAAGTAATCCATATTGCCCCGGAGAAGCTCATTGCAGGAGGGAGGAAAGGAGTGTTGACAGTAGTACCGGTAGAGGGTAACCCGGATCTACAGTCGTCGGGTAAGAAGATGAAGTTTGCACAGGAGCCCATCTCATTCAACGATGACAATTTGGAGGGGACGATCCAACCACATAATGACGCATTAGTGGTCACGGCTCGGATAAGCGGCTTCTTAGTAAAAAATGTGATGATAGACCAGGGAAGCGGGGCCGACGTAATGTACCTTGATCTGTTCAAGGGACTCAGGCTAAGGAAAGAGGACCTGATGAAGCACACTTCTCCTTTGGTTGGGTTCGACGGCAAAGTAGTGATTCCTGAGGGGCAAATTTCTCTTCCCGTGATTATGGGAGGGAAAGAGGTGGCAGTGACATTCACAATAGTAAGTTCATTTTCCCCGTATACTGCCATTCTGGGAAGACCGTGGACCCATTCAATGAGGGCTGTCCCATCAACACTACATGTAAAGATTAAGTTTTCAACCGAGCAAGGTGTCACCGTGATAAGAGGAGACCAGCAAGAGGCCAGACAGTGTCTTACCGCCGTAGTGAATTAGAAGTGGGGGAATCAGGTCGGTTAGGGAGAAATCACCGGACAACTGGTAAAAGACGAGGGGACTGGGTGGTCCAAACAAGAGCATGTTGAACGGGAAGATGCATCCCGGAAAAACCCTTTATAACAATCAAAGGGGCCCCGAGAAGGAATGGGGGCTGGCTGCGCTGAGGAGTTGGTAAAGGTAAAAATACTGCCGGAcactaataaatattttcaggtTGGAGCAAGCATGAGTAATGAGGAAAGAGTCCAAGTATTGCTGTTTCTGATTCAAAACATGGATGTTTTCGCTTGGAACCCTTATGAAGTTCCCGGGATTGATCCCGGGTTTATCGTCCACAAACTTAACGTAGACCCCTCATATCCTCCAAAGAAACAGAAGCCGAGAAGGTCAATCAAAGACCATGTTGAGGCGGTAAGGCATGAGGTAGAGAAGCTGAAGGAGGCAGGAGCAATAAAGGAGACATTTTTCCTAGAATGGCTGGCAAATACCGTGGTTGTCCGGAAGAAGAACGACAAGTGGAaggtttgtgtggatttcactgATTTGAACCgagcatgcccaaaggacccgtTCCCCATGCCAAAGATTGATCAATTAGTGGACACCACTTACGAGCACCCGAGAATGAGTTTCCTGAATGCTTTTCAAGGGTACCATCAGATTGCCCTAGCCGGTGAAGACCAGGAGAAAATGACATTCATATCCCCCGATGCTAATTATCATTACATCATGATGCCTTTTGGGCTAAAGAATGTCGGGGCGATATACCAgtggatgatgatgaggatgttTCGGGATAAAATTGGGCATACGGTCGAAGTgtatatagacgatatggtggtaaaaagcaagcAAGAGGCACGGCATGTAGAGGATCTCCGGGGGGTGTTTGAGGTGTTGTAGAAGCATAGATTGTGTCTTAATGTAGaaaaatgtgcctttggagtggGGGCTGGCAAATTTTTGGGGTACTTGATCACCAGTCGGGGGATAGAGGTCAATCCTGACCAGATAGAGGCCGTGAAGCGCCTCTGATTGCCAAGCAATTCGAAAGAAGTACAGGTGTTGACTGGGATGCTGACCACTCTCAACCGGTTCATCTCAAAATTTTTAGATCGCTGCCGTCTATTTTATCAGCttttgaagaagtggaagggatttcGGTAGAATGATGAATGTGAAAAGTCTTTCAAGAACCTCAAGGAGTACTTAGTGCGGGCGCCGATGTTGAGTGCACCAGAGCCCGAAGAGGAACTGTTCATGTACCTCTTGGTATCCGACCATGCTGTGAGTGTTGTGCTTTTAAGAGACCGGGGAGTACAATAGCCCGTGTATTATATTAGCAAGACCCTAGTCGACGCCAAGACCAGGTATTTGCCCTTGGAGAAATTGATGCTGGCCCTAGTGCATGCCACTAGGAAATTGCCTCAGTACTTTCAGGCTCATACCGTATATGTGCTGACCGAACATCCCCTACAGTCAATATTGAAAATGTCTGATTTCACGGGGCGAATAGCTAAATGGGGGACACGACTTGGGGCATTCGATGTGAGGTATAAGACGAGAAGTTCAGTAAAGGGGCAGGTATTAGCTGATTTTGTAGCAGAATTCTCTCCTAAAGGGGAGATGGTCTATTAGTTGGAACACTGCCTGTGGAAGGTACATGGGGATGGGGCTTCCAACGCCAAAGGGGCCAGAGCCAGGATAGTCATTATTATCCCGGAGGGAATTCTCTTGGAGCATTCGTTCAAATTGGGATTTAACGCCTCCAACAACGAGGCAGAGCATGAAGCTTTGCTTGCCGAACTGAGGGCGGTCTCGAGGTTAGAAGCCCGGGATGTAGAAGTTTATTCGGATTGAAGGCTCATAGTTAACCAAGTGCAGGGGAGTTTTGAGGCTCGAGATCCTCAGATGAAAGCATACTTAGACTTAGTGAAGCAGGTCATAGACAGCTTTCGTACGGTAAAGGTGATTCAAGTGGCCCGAACACAAAATAGACATGCCAACTCTCTCTCCACTCTGGCATCGACAATTGCTAAGGATATTCCCCAACTTATCAGAGTAGAACTCGTCCCCGAGCCCAGCATTAAGGTAACAGGAGATGAGGGGACTGCAAGAGTCGAAGTCACAGCAATTGCAACACTTGGAccaagctggatggatcccatcaTAGATTTCTTAGCTGATGACTGAATTCCGGACGATGAGAAGGAGGCCAACAAGATCCGCAGGGTAGCTGCCCGGTATTGGTTGTCCAAAGACCAGAAACTCTATCGTAGGTCATTCGGAGGACCATATCTTTTGTGCTTACACCCAGAGAAAGTAGGCCAAATCCTGGCCAAGTTGCATGAAGGGGTATGCGACAGTCATGTAGGGGGACGGTCATTGGCACACCGGGCAATGACTTAGGGATTCTGGTGGCCCCAGATGCAGAAAGACGCCGTGGAATACATTCAGAAGTGTGAGCAATGTCAGAAGCACGCCCCTTTGATACACCAGCTTGCCGGGCATTTGAACCCAATTAGCAGTCCTTGGcccttcgcacaatggggaTTGGACATACTCGGGCCTTTTCCCCGAGCAACGGGCAATTGAAGATTCGTTTTGGTAGCCGtcgactacttcaccaaatgagCAGAGGCAGAGGCTCTAGCCAATATTCGGGACGTAGATGTAAAGAAGTTCGTATGGAAAAATATAATCACCAAGTTCGGGGTTCTGGACTCCCTTATATCGGATAATGGGCTACAGTTTGACAGCCGAGCTTTTCGCGAATTTTGCAACAATCTCAGTATCAAGAACAGGTATTTTACTCCAGCGTA encodes:
- the LOC115990995 gene encoding uncharacterized protein LOC115990995, whose protein sequence is MGLPEDSELRESLTKKPPEGMRQLMRCIEEYKRLKDDLLQSKGKVPMMNRPRQTGFSFRPQGGLTIQEPAAQMREVNVTFKEPDHLGQLVKAGHLKDFVLDSGDRVVGQDTRQRGNPLPPPVGVIEVIHIAPEKLIAGGRKGVLTVVPVEGNPDLQSSGKKMKFAQEPISFNDDNLEGTIQPHNDALVVTARISGFLVKNVMIDQGSGADVMYLDLFKGLRLRKEDLMKHTSPLVGFDGKVVIPEGQISLPVIMGGKEVAVTFTIVSSFSPYTAILGRPWTHSMRAVPSTLHVKIKFSTEQGVTVIRGDQQEARQCLTAVVN